In Bacillus sp. Cs-700, one genomic interval encodes:
- a CDS encoding ATP-dependent DNA helicase, with amino-acid sequence MDEIINVSVRPLVEYALRSGSIDHRFRTATTMTEGTRLHQMVQKTYGELDKKEVPFDTRFHYEEMTFHIEGRCDGLLMNDENYMIDEIKSTTLPLSDVNEQTHPVYWAQAKCYGYMAVEKYNLDQITIQLTYIQSESNDIIRFQHDLTASDLRAFMLRMIEQYAPFAKWKQKHIMMRNESCKALSFPFDTYREGQRKLAGSVYKTVQEKATLFAMAPTGIGKTISTLFPVMKAMGEGFGKKIFYLTAKTITRETAQEAFQLMEEKGLHTSSVTITARDKICFKEKTICQKDYCEFADGYYDRINEGMLDLLNSETRITRSVIEQYAEKHRLCPFELSLDLSYTADVVICDYNYLFDPRVSLKRLIDEQKKQTTVLVDEAHNLVDRAREMYSAELTKSPFLDLKRAYKNHNNAISDAAAELNRTFLDYRKSTQNGSLVLSEVDEELIVQLDTFVQESEKELLQQGSDELLLETYFLAQNFIRIAKLYDERFITYVEAGKLEVKIKLFCFDPSNLLQKMRKGFRANVFFSATFSPFSYYQNMLGWREEDYAVRIPSPFPREHAEVLIAPLSTKYRDRERTLPSLVSLLENVVKRKPGNYLFFFPSYGYMEEVYSAFTAPAQSETMIQKSGMTEEEREGFLSEFSSDRETSLVGFVVVGGIFSEGIDLKGERLTGVVVVGVGLPNFDTERQLMKTYFDQDGKNGFEYTYVYPGMNRVLQAGGRLIRTESDQGLLLLVDNRYLEKRYHQLLPYEWQHYKVLKEPSMFLQ; translated from the coding sequence ATGGATGAAATAATTAATGTGTCAGTACGACCGCTTGTTGAGTATGCATTACGAAGTGGAAGTATTGATCATCGTTTTCGAACAGCGACAACCATGACCGAAGGAACGCGACTTCATCAGATGGTTCAAAAAACGTATGGTGAATTGGATAAAAAGGAAGTGCCATTTGATACCAGGTTCCATTACGAAGAAATGACCTTTCATATCGAAGGACGGTGCGATGGTCTCCTAATGAACGATGAAAACTATATGATTGATGAAATTAAATCGACAACACTTCCGCTCTCTGATGTGAATGAACAGACACACCCCGTTTACTGGGCACAAGCGAAATGTTATGGGTATATGGCTGTTGAGAAATATAACCTTGATCAGATTACCATTCAATTGACGTATATTCAGTCAGAATCTAATGACATCATTCGATTCCAACATGATCTAACAGCAAGCGATCTACGAGCCTTCATGCTGCGCATGATTGAGCAATATGCCCCGTTTGCTAAGTGGAAGCAGAAACATATTATGATGCGAAACGAAAGCTGTAAAGCTCTTTCGTTTCCTTTCGATACATACAGAGAAGGTCAGCGAAAGTTAGCAGGAAGCGTCTATAAAACGGTACAGGAGAAAGCAACGCTGTTTGCGATGGCGCCGACTGGGATTGGGAAAACGATCAGTACGCTATTTCCTGTTATGAAAGCAATGGGGGAAGGGTTTGGTAAAAAGATTTTCTACCTTACCGCGAAAACCATTACGAGGGAAACAGCACAGGAAGCTTTTCAACTTATGGAGGAGAAAGGCCTCCACACTTCTTCCGTAACCATCACAGCAAGAGATAAAATCTGTTTTAAAGAAAAAACAATCTGTCAAAAGGATTATTGTGAATTCGCCGATGGATATTACGATCGAATAAACGAAGGAATGCTTGATCTTTTAAACAGTGAAACGCGTATTACCCGAAGCGTAATTGAACAATATGCAGAGAAGCATCGCTTATGTCCTTTTGAACTATCCCTTGATTTGTCTTATACAGCAGACGTGGTTATTTGTGATTATAATTATTTATTCGATCCTCGCGTTTCGCTAAAAAGGTTAATTGATGAACAAAAGAAGCAAACGACCGTACTAGTTGATGAAGCACATAATCTTGTCGATCGGGCGCGAGAAATGTATTCAGCAGAATTAACGAAATCCCCATTTCTAGACCTGAAGCGCGCTTATAAAAATCATAATAACGCTATTTCGGATGCTGCAGCTGAGCTTAACCGTACGTTCCTGGATTATCGGAAATCGACTCAAAATGGATCTCTCGTTTTGTCAGAAGTGGATGAAGAACTTATTGTTCAACTGGATACGTTTGTACAAGAAAGTGAGAAAGAGTTGTTGCAACAAGGAAGTGATGAGCTTCTTTTAGAAACGTACTTTTTAGCGCAGAACTTTATTCGGATTGCAAAGCTTTACGACGAACGCTTTATTACCTATGTGGAGGCGGGAAAGTTAGAGGTGAAAATCAAGCTTTTTTGCTTTGATCCTTCCAACCTGCTTCAAAAAATGCGGAAAGGATTTCGAGCGAACGTTTTTTTCTCAGCTACTTTTAGTCCTTTTTCGTATTATCAAAATATGCTCGGTTGGAGAGAAGAGGATTATGCGGTACGAATTCCATCTCCATTTCCGCGTGAGCATGCGGAAGTATTGATCGCCCCCCTGTCCACGAAATATCGGGACAGAGAACGAACGTTGCCATCACTTGTTTCCCTTCTCGAGAATGTTGTTAAAAGGAAGCCAGGGAATTACTTATTCTTTTTCCCTTCATATGGGTACATGGAAGAAGTGTATAGCGCATTTACCGCTCCCGCTCAATCAGAAACGATGATACAAAAAAGCGGCATGACAGAAGAAGAGCGAGAAGGTTTTTTAAGCGAGTTTTCGTCTGATCGTGAGACAAGTTTAGTTGGGTTTGTTGTAGTGGGTGGAATTTTTTCTGAGGGAATTGATTTGAAAGGCGAACGTTTAACAGGTGTAGTGGTGGTCGGGGTTGGATTGCCAAACTTTGATACCGAACGGCAATTAATGAAAACCTACTTTGATCAAGATGGGAAAAATGGGTTCGAGTATACGTACGTTTATCCTGGCATGAATCGTGTGCTCCAGGCAGGGGGACGGCTCATTCGTACTGAATCGGATCAAGGTCTATTACTCCTAGTTGATAATCGCTATTTAGAAAAACGATATCACCAATTACTACCTTATGAATGGCAACATTACAAAGTCTTGAAGGAGCCTTCTATGTTTCTTCAATGA
- a CDS encoding peptide MFS transporter: MSSMNKQKIVDSVPQKGFFGHPKGLFTLFFTEFWERFSYYGMRAILVFYMYYEVSEGGLGLEQNTALAIMSIYGSLVYMSGVIGGWLADRIFGTSKAVFYGGIFIMFGHIALSFPGSLAMFFVSMVLIVIGTGLLKPNVSTVVGEMYSESDTRRDAAFSIFYMGINLGAFIAPLIVGKLMETKGFHWGFAVAAVGMFIGLVVFLITKKKNLGLAGTYVPNPLGSVEKKKYGLIAGLVVVGLTIILGITIPAGLFTLNVFINLVGIFGVVVPTIYFIVMYYSPKTTQTERSRVIAYIPLFIAAVMFWAIQEQGSTILAVYADKRTELEFMGISISPAWFQSLNPLFIILLAPVFAWMWMKLGHRQPSIPKKFSFGLLFAGLSFLVILLPAYFGGEDSLVSPLWLVLSYLIVVLGELCLSPVGLSATTKLAPKAFSAQTMSLWFLASAAAQALNAQLVRFYTPETETLYFGAIGGMAIVLSIALFLLSPKIQVLMKGVK, encoded by the coding sequence ATGTCATCAATGAATAAACAGAAAATTGTGGATAGCGTGCCTCAAAAAGGGTTCTTTGGACATCCGAAGGGATTATTCACTTTATTCTTCACAGAATTTTGGGAGCGCTTTTCCTATTATGGAATGCGCGCCATTCTCGTATTCTACATGTATTATGAGGTTTCAGAAGGCGGTCTGGGTCTAGAGCAAAACACAGCTTTAGCCATCATGTCGATTTATGGCTCACTTGTATATATGTCCGGAGTAATCGGAGGCTGGTTGGCAGATAGAATATTCGGAACGTCGAAAGCCGTCTTCTACGGTGGAATCTTCATCATGTTTGGTCATATTGCTTTATCATTTCCTGGAAGTTTAGCCATGTTCTTTGTTTCCATGGTGTTGATCGTTATCGGAACAGGATTATTAAAACCGAATGTTTCCACTGTTGTCGGTGAAATGTACAGCGAAAGTGACACCCGCCGCGATGCAGCTTTCAGTATTTTCTATATGGGTATCAACCTTGGTGCATTCATAGCTCCCCTAATCGTTGGTAAACTTATGGAAACAAAAGGATTCCATTGGGGATTTGCGGTTGCAGCCGTCGGTATGTTCATAGGTCTTGTTGTATTCCTGATCACAAAGAAAAAGAACCTTGGGCTTGCTGGTACTTATGTGCCAAATCCGCTTGGATCAGTTGAGAAGAAGAAATATGGATTAATTGCAGGATTAGTTGTTGTTGGTCTTACTATCATTTTAGGTATTACAATTCCTGCAGGCTTATTTACATTGAACGTATTTATTAATTTAGTAGGTATCTTCGGGGTTGTTGTACCAACCATATACTTTATCGTAATGTATTATAGTCCTAAAACAACACAAACTGAACGTTCCAGAGTCATCGCTTATATTCCATTATTTATTGCAGCCGTTATGTTCTGGGCAATTCAAGAACAGGGTTCAACCATTCTTGCAGTTTACGCAGATAAGCGAACTGAACTGGAATTTATGGGAATCAGTATATCTCCAGCTTGGTTCCAATCGTTAAATCCGTTATTTATCATTCTATTAGCTCCAGTGTTTGCTTGGATGTGGATGAAACTGGGTCATCGTCAGCCATCGATCCCGAAGAAGTTTTCGTTCGGTCTATTGTTTGCTGGTTTATCATTCTTAGTAATACTACTGCCTGCATACTTCGGTGGAGAAGATTCACTAGTAAGTCCATTATGGCTTGTGCTTAGCTATTTGATTGTTGTACTTGGTGAACTATGCTTATCACCTGTAGGTCTTTCGGCCACAACCAAATTAGCTCCAAAAGCTTTCTCTGCTCAAACGATGAGTCTTTGGTTCTTAGCTTCAGCTGCCGCACAGGCGTTGAATGCACAACTTGTTCGTTTCTATACACCAGAAACAGAAACGCTGTACTTCGGGGCAATCGGTGGTATGGCAATCGTATTGAGTATTGCTCTATTCTTGCTTTCACCTAAGATTCAGGTATTGATGAAAGGTGTAAAATAA
- a CDS encoding sodium:calcium antiporter, with amino-acid sequence MNIYLSILLFILAAIATYFVATRLAMYGDAISEKTKTSSAFMGIIIGAAISLPELTSSVTAIAIDSPDLAIGNLLGSNLFNLLALAVLDMVYRREQIMGQTDLGSKLYIYLVIVMTLIVVAGLSLTLPASIFHIGYSSVILVLVYFVGVKWINKQTEEKVKRKSRKNEKYGEFSYRRVLTMFILSAVGIMIVGTVLTLTADRIAESTGLGASFVGSFLVGASTSLPDAVSVATALKLRNYSMGVSSLLGSNAFNIMLLSFTDAIYFKTNIFQHASPSNVITTVSSIVVVLVILYSITRKNKRSTLFYMLPSILIVVIYFIATFTVYTMK; translated from the coding sequence ATGAATATATATCTATCCATCCTACTATTTATCTTAGCCGCCATTGCAACGTATTTTGTTGCAACACGCCTCGCCATGTATGGCGACGCCATTAGCGAAAAAACGAAAACATCTTCTGCTTTTATGGGAATAATTATTGGTGCTGCAATCTCTTTGCCTGAATTAACCTCGAGTGTAACCGCAATTGCCATTGATAGCCCAGATTTAGCTATTGGTAATTTGCTTGGGAGTAACTTATTTAACCTATTGGCTCTAGCAGTCCTCGACATGGTTTATCGTCGTGAACAGATTATGGGACAAACTGATCTAGGAAGTAAACTATATATTTATCTCGTGATTGTGATGACGCTTATTGTGGTTGCTGGATTATCGCTCACACTTCCTGCAAGTATTTTTCATATCGGATATAGCTCAGTTATCTTAGTGCTTGTATATTTTGTTGGTGTGAAATGGATAAATAAACAAACAGAAGAAAAAGTAAAAAGAAAAAGCCGGAAAAACGAAAAATACGGCGAATTTTCTTACCGAAGAGTTCTTACGATGTTCATTCTTTCTGCTGTTGGAATTATGATCGTAGGAACAGTTCTTACATTGACAGCCGATCGAATTGCAGAAAGCACGGGGCTTGGTGCATCTTTTGTGGGGTCATTCCTTGTCGGGGCAAGTACCTCTTTACCTGATGCAGTAAGTGTTGCGACTGCGTTGAAACTACGAAACTATAGTATGGGGGTAAGTTCCCTTCTCGGAAGTAACGCATTTAACATTATGCTACTTTCCTTTACGGATGCAATCTACTTTAAAACAAATATTTTTCAGCATGCGAGTCCATCAAATGTAATAACAACCGTTTCTTCTATTGTAGTTGTGCTCGTTATTTTGTATAGCATTACAAGAAAGAACAAACGGAGTACCCTTTTTTACATGTTGCCATCGATCTTAATTGTAGTGATCTATTTTATCGCTACATTCACCGTGTATACAATGAAGTAA
- a CDS encoding MFS transporter, with translation MSKGKSIHALIILLFTQFVSGGVTNTKGIVLDKVETDIGLDMSQFGLVVLIFQLGFTLASLIFGYLTDKKGLRIMVVFATIVMGLGFAGTGFAPNITFFLGFYMLIGFGLGALGVASNAIVPAAYPEKQNQMFNLAMGIYGLGMIIFPQILNYMFQFASWRYFYLAIAILNILVIFYVTSVKFPDGKAEKINLKAFIPMLKDAQMIFLMFFLIFEVSAEVSFTNFFPPYLKSLELGGISNEAKSDMVATILSLFSVFFMIGRLSVAYLANKINERIIMISFSLGSVIIVAISFFFANQVPYLFAGAGLFFSTLFPTATAFGTTISKNPGTALGLIYVASGIGGGIAGYIIGIVSEAFGAKGGFSLVIVFLALMFVVSLFLNSSKSKQTVNE, from the coding sequence ATGTCAAAAGGAAAAAGTATTCATGCATTAATTATTTTATTGTTTACCCAGTTCGTGTCAGGTGGGGTAACAAATACAAAGGGAATTGTGCTCGATAAAGTTGAGACAGATATTGGTCTCGATATGAGTCAATTTGGACTCGTTGTTTTAATTTTTCAACTGGGTTTTACGCTCGCTAGTTTAATCTTTGGTTATTTAACGGACAAAAAAGGATTAAGAATAATGGTGGTCTTCGCCACAATTGTGATGGGACTCGGGTTTGCGGGGACAGGCTTTGCGCCAAACATCACTTTCTTTCTAGGTTTTTATATGTTAATCGGATTTGGTTTGGGTGCGCTGGGCGTTGCGTCTAACGCGATTGTACCCGCTGCTTATCCGGAGAAACAAAACCAAATGTTTAATTTGGCAATGGGGATTTATGGACTTGGTATGATCATTTTCCCTCAAATTCTAAACTACATGTTCCAGTTTGCTTCATGGCGTTATTTCTATCTCGCGATTGCTATTCTGAACATTCTTGTGATTTTCTATGTAACGTCCGTCAAATTCCCAGATGGAAAAGCGGAAAAGATCAATTTGAAAGCATTTATTCCTATGTTAAAAGATGCGCAGATGATCTTTTTAATGTTCTTCTTGATTTTCGAAGTATCTGCTGAAGTTTCATTTACAAACTTCTTTCCACCCTATTTAAAATCTCTTGAACTTGGAGGGATTTCAAATGAAGCAAAATCGGATATGGTTGCTACCATTCTTTCGCTATTTTCGGTTTTCTTTATGATTGGCCGACTAAGTGTCGCTTATCTTGCCAACAAAATCAACGAACGCATAATTATGATTTCATTCTCATTAGGTTCAGTGATCATCGTTGCCATTAGCTTCTTTTTTGCAAATCAAGTTCCGTACTTGTTTGCGGGAGCTGGACTGTTTTTCTCAACATTATTCCCAACCGCAACCGCTTTTGGGACAACTATTTCAAAAAATCCAGGTACAGCACTAGGGTTGATTTATGTGGCTTCTGGTATAGGTGGTGGTATCGCGGGGTATATCATTGGTATTGTTTCTGAAGCATTTGGTGCAAAAGGCGGATTCAGTCTTGTCATTGTTTTCCTTGCACTAATGTTTGTCGTATCACTTTTCTTAAATTCAAGTAAGTCAAAGCAAACCGTTAATGAATAA
- a CDS encoding biotin transporter BioY, whose protein sequence is MRKMKTIDLVYAGMFAALMAVGANIAQFLVVGGVPITLQTFFAILAGLLLGSRLGSISMIVYTLVGLAGAPVFAQFTGGPGVLFKPTFGFILSYILVAYIAGKIVESKSRPTVITFMIASFTAFILNYVLGTNYMYYAYKFWADAPEGFTYGMAWLWMLAPLPKDILLSVVAALISPRIYAAVSKTSKRPQVA, encoded by the coding sequence ATGAGGAAGATGAAAACAATTGATTTAGTTTATGCAGGAATGTTTGCTGCATTAATGGCGGTAGGAGCAAATATTGCTCAATTTCTCGTAGTAGGCGGCGTACCCATTACTTTACAAACGTTCTTTGCGATTTTAGCAGGTTTATTATTAGGTAGTCGGCTTGGATCTATTTCCATGATCGTCTACACGCTAGTTGGCCTTGCGGGTGCTCCGGTATTTGCTCAATTCACAGGTGGTCCTGGCGTTTTATTTAAACCAACATTTGGCTTTATTCTATCTTATATTTTAGTAGCATATATTGCAGGTAAAATTGTTGAATCAAAATCTAGACCAACTGTCATAACGTTTATGATTGCTAGTTTCACTGCATTTATCTTGAATTATGTCCTTGGTACAAATTATATGTATTATGCGTATAAATTTTGGGCTGACGCTCCTGAAGGATTCACTTACGGAATGGCATGGTTATGGATGCTGGCCCCGCTACCTAAAGATATCCTATTATCCGTTGTAGCTGCCCTTATTTCACCTCGTATTTACGCTGCCGTTTCTAAAACATCCAAGCGTCCACAGGTAGCTTAA
- the parE gene encoding DNA topoisomerase IV subunit B, giving the protein MVTKQKQEYSDDSIQVLEGLEAVRKRPGMYIGSTDSRGLHHLVYEIVDNSVDEALAGHGDEINVTLYEDNSVSIEDNGRGMPVGMHKLGKPTPEIILTILHAGGKFGQGGYKTSGGLHGVGASVVNALSEWLEVTIHRDGFIFKQRFENGGKPATTLENIGKTRKTGTTIHFKPDPIMFSTLNYNYDTLSERLREAAFLLKGLKIELDDKRHDRKEVFYYETGIEAFIDYLNEDKETLHPVVTFTGESNGIELDFSFQYNDGFSENVLSFVNNVRTKDGGTHESGMKTAITRVINDYAKKVNLLKEKDKNLEGNDIREGFTAIVSVRIPEELLQFEGQTKSKLGTSEARSAIDAIVSGQFSYFLEENPSISEMLIKKSIKAAQAREAARKAREDARSGKKGKRKETILSGKLTPATSRNPKKNELYLVEGDSAGGSAKQGRDRRTQAILPLRGKVINTEKAKLQDIFKNEEINTIIHAIGAGVGPDFDIEDANYDKVIIMTDADTDGAHIQVLLLTFFYRYMKQLVEHGKVFLALPPLYKVSKGKGKKEVVEYAWDEEGMKKAMKKVGKGYTIQRYKGLGEMNADQLWETTMNPESRTLIRVKIEDIARAERRVSVLMGDKVEPRRQWIESNVAFGLNEDTNIIENENISIIEEEA; this is encoded by the coding sequence ATGGTAACAAAACAAAAGCAGGAATATAGTGATGATTCAATCCAGGTTCTAGAAGGACTGGAAGCGGTGAGAAAGCGCCCTGGAATGTATATCGGGAGCACTGACTCAAGAGGCTTGCATCATCTTGTTTATGAAATCGTAGATAATTCAGTTGATGAAGCTCTTGCTGGCCATGGAGATGAAATCAACGTTACCTTATATGAAGATAATAGTGTTAGCATCGAAGATAATGGTCGTGGGATGCCTGTTGGTATGCACAAACTAGGAAAACCAACTCCAGAAATCATATTAACTATCCTCCATGCAGGTGGTAAATTTGGACAAGGTGGCTACAAAACGAGCGGTGGGTTACACGGTGTTGGAGCCTCGGTCGTTAATGCTCTTTCCGAATGGTTAGAAGTAACGATTCATCGAGATGGTTTTATCTTTAAACAGCGTTTCGAAAATGGCGGGAAACCAGCAACAACCCTTGAAAATATCGGGAAAACGCGCAAAACGGGAACGACGATTCATTTTAAACCGGATCCCATCATGTTTAGTACGTTAAATTATAATTACGATACATTAAGTGAACGCCTGCGCGAAGCAGCCTTTTTATTAAAGGGATTGAAAATTGAACTAGATGACAAGCGTCACGACCGCAAAGAGGTTTTCTATTATGAAACCGGTATCGAAGCGTTTATCGACTATTTAAATGAAGATAAAGAAACACTTCATCCAGTTGTCACGTTTACCGGAGAGAGTAACGGCATTGAACTGGATTTTTCATTTCAATACAACGACGGGTTTTCAGAAAATGTCCTTTCTTTTGTAAACAATGTCCGAACTAAAGATGGTGGGACACATGAGTCAGGTATGAAAACGGCCATTACACGTGTGATCAATGACTACGCAAAAAAAGTGAATCTTTTAAAAGAAAAGGACAAGAACCTTGAAGGAAATGACATCCGAGAAGGTTTTACAGCAATTGTCTCCGTCCGTATTCCAGAAGAATTGCTTCAATTCGAAGGTCAGACGAAAAGTAAACTAGGGACTAGTGAAGCGCGGTCAGCGATTGATGCGATTGTTTCCGGACAATTTTCGTATTTTCTAGAAGAGAATCCATCCATTAGTGAGATGCTCATTAAAAAGTCAATTAAAGCCGCCCAGGCACGTGAAGCAGCAAGGAAAGCACGTGAAGATGCGCGATCGGGCAAGAAAGGGAAACGCAAAGAAACCATTCTTAGCGGTAAACTTACCCCGGCCACTTCACGTAATCCGAAGAAAAATGAACTGTACCTCGTTGAGGGTGATTCTGCTGGTGGTTCTGCTAAGCAAGGACGAGATCGACGAACACAGGCAATTCTTCCACTACGAGGAAAAGTAATCAATACAGAAAAAGCGAAGTTGCAGGATATTTTTAAAAACGAAGAGATTAACACCATTATTCATGCGATTGGAGCGGGAGTTGGTCCTGACTTTGATATTGAAGATGCAAACTATGACAAAGTCATTATTATGACCGATGCTGATACTGACGGCGCTCACATTCAAGTGCTTCTATTAACGTTTTTCTACCGCTACATGAAACAACTTGTGGAGCATGGAAAAGTCTTTCTTGCCCTTCCACCTTTATACAAAGTTAGTAAAGGAAAAGGGAAGAAAGAAGTAGTTGAGTACGCCTGGGATGAAGAAGGTATGAAAAAAGCGATGAAAAAGGTTGGGAAAGGCTATACGATTCAACGCTATAAGGGTCTTGGTGAGATGAACGCCGATCAATTATGGGAAACAACGATGAATCCCGAAAGCCGCACATTAATTCGTGTGAAGATTGAAGATATCGCTCGTGCTGAGAGACGCGTTTCCGTTTTAATGGGAGATAAAGTCGAACCGCGTAGACAATGGATTGAATCAAATGTCGCCTTCGGATTAAATGAAGATACAAATATCATCGAGAACGAAAACATTTCCATTATTGAAGAGGAGGCGTAA